TTTTGCTTACTCTCACTTCCCAAATCCATCACTATCATGGGTAGCTTCCCATGCAAAGCGTACAATCCATTGATGGCTGAAGCGCTCGCAATATTGAAAGAGCTCCAACATGCTCAAGAATTACAAATTATCGACCTAAAAGAGATCCAATCTGATTCTCAATCAGAGAAACCCCTTGGTGTATTAGAGAGCCATAATTGCCAATATTAAGTTGAGGATGAACATTTTAACATTCTTTGATCTCAAGTATATACCTTAGATCATTCATTATATTGCAAAGTACATCaattaacccttttttttttttgtagaaccgTTGGGTTCTCACATTTTTGTAAGCTGGACGATCTAGGCATACCGCCAACCCTTTTTTTTCTACCTTTTTTCTGATTCAATGAAAGTTGCCTTTCTTTAATGAAGAACTCTTTTCTCCAGTACCCAGACTGAACCCCAGCTTGTCCTCCTCATCCTATCCTGAAGAGACGACACAAAGAAGGATGTCACATGAGTTGAGAAGCAACAAGTGTAACAGCATAATGCCTTCATGAGATCAGAGTAACCACGGAGATCAAACAATCCTAAAAGAAGAGTGTACCAGGCAACAAGAACACATCCCAGGTCAATGTCAAAACCAAGTACAACAGCATAATGCCTTCATCAGAAATCTGCTTTCTGTTCCACAGAAGAAAACTAATTCAAATAATCACTTGAAGAGATTGAACCTTCtcgagaaagaaagaaataagttAACAACAGATTATGAGTGTATCAGTAGACAGAATCACAGTGATGGATATAATAACTACGCATACAGACATCACAGAAACCCACATGATGCTAGGGCCAAGCACTGATTTTGGAGGTGATCATCGAGAACTCTTCAAGAAGCAAGGACTTGGAACTGATTCAGGATTCAAGAACCTTTCGGGaagtgcaaagaaaagcaaaacgaGTGGCAATTTACCTTCCCTCTGAGATCAGGCCCCTGCCCAGTCTCCTCTGTGGTTTTGGGTCTCAAGCAGGCAGACAAAGGCGATTCCCCGTTAGCTCCTCCCCCGTGGGTGGGAAGAAGTCGAGGTAGCCTCCTTATAGGTTTTGACAGTTGAGTCCGGTAGGTATTAGTTAGCCCAACTTGACCCCACCTAATTATTAAACCAACTAGACTAACATTTAATTAAGGAGACTTAGGTGCAAGCAGTTCACAGCACTCAGAACTCGTAGAAAGTGTGATCCTATTGTAAGTGAAAAGGAAGAGGCATTCGCACAAACACTGTCGTGTTGTTACCTTCCGGTAAAAGAGACAAGAACTGGAGTAGCAAAGCTCCATGTAAACAAGCGATAGGACCACAGAATACCAGCAGAAAATCACAAAAAATGTTCTTCCAGGCTTCACAATCCACTATTCACGTCCTCGTATTAACATACAAAAGAATCAACGTACGTCTGCATGCCCTAGCGAGCTTCCGTGATGGCGTTCAGCTTCGGGTAGAGGATGTCATAGTGATCGGCTTCTGCAGCACCACCGGGCCTATACAACAAGGTTATGAACGGCAGTCGGCGGCTGGACGAGCTTGACGTTGCAACACGCCGGGCTGCATGCAGAGTATATCGGACCTCGTCCAGCGAGATGGAGTCAGGAGGGAAAGTCTTTCTGCTCCATCTTGGTATTTTCCATTGGGTTGTAGGGCTGAAGTCACGGTGGAACGGAGACTGCCGCCCTAATTGATCCAGTCTCGTGTCAAGGAACACAACACGCACCGCCACACCCAGTGCATCCGATAGAGCAGCGAGCTGCCTATGGTAGGGGATGTTTTCTCCATCGCCAAGAATGCTGTGAACCTGCAAAAGTACGTGAATCTTCAGCGCCTGCACGCATGATGGCCAATTAAAGCGTCCTACCTCGTCGTAATCTGTGTCTGGATCAAACAGGATTTCAGCAGCTTGCCTGGCTATTTCATTTGAAGCAGCATAGCCTAAGAGTGAAATGACTGACCGAGCAAACACATTAGAGAACACTGAACGAAGAGAAGACACAAGAAATTTAATGGTGAGCAAAACGTCCCACTTGAAGCTGAATCCCACTGTCTCAGGCTCCTCGACAGAAACTCCTTGTGACTGAGCTCGCAAAGCAAAAGAATACTTCAATCGCTATGTAGAAGAGTTCTTGAAAGACGATAGTTCAAGCAATCACCTTCGTGGTCTCGATTCTTCTCTGATGTGCTCGTACAGCAGCTGGAGGAACATCTGAAGGCAATTTCACTTATAAGGACCAAAGGAGAACTTATCCGCAAGCAGATAGAGTTGGAAAGCATTCTTACCTCTCTCAGCTCTTCAAAGTTGGCACAGATATTGCCGCGGATGTCATTTGTCCACTGACATAGTGTAAGACTTTGTCCGATACGATCGACCTCGGTGTTGTCTCGTGTGACCCAAATGTGCTCCTAACTCCGGCAGAAACAGAAACACCATATAAGAAGATGCAGAACCACTAAGTTGCATCAAGTTCTCAAGATGTTGTGATGGGTTACCACATAGGCAAATAGAAAGCTTCGGTATAACGAAGCACCATCGTTTCGTATCCGCCGAAAGAAAGCATACAGTCGATGAAGCAGCTGAAAGTCGGAAAACATGCTCATCCTAACTTTCCCATCTTATATGCGACGGTAAAGTCGacgagaagaaagaggaagagatggtgatgaGCAACAGAAGATGAAACCTGGATCTTTTCTCGCAGGACTTTTTCACTTCTGCGGTATTCTGCTACCATTGAGCGAAAAGTTTCCTGCAGTACAATTAGAGAATCAACAGAGTGCTTAAGGTATATGGCCTTGTTGtggtatatttttatgatgaagtgTGATGTATATTTCAAAGTTCGTAATTGTTAGTTGTCTAGTGGGATTATTCtcttagttttatttttttttagtctCTCCTCCTCACATATGAATATCTTCTAATATTTCCCTCCAATTCATGTGTCATTCAATTGTCTCCGTCAATCTTTCACTACCAATAGGAGATAATTCTCTTTTTTAATCTTCTCTCACATATGGATATCTTCTAAGAATAATCTCTCTTTCATTCATTACAACCGTAACACAAATACACTTGTCAGAATTTAACCAAGTAACTGAAAGAACAGAAACATGATGCATGCATGTTCAAGAACTAGTTGAAGACAGCTGCTTACCTTTTCTCCGAACGCCAGCTTCTCCTCATTCTTCTCCTCAACCTCCGCCTTCAAGAAGTATAAGAAAAGAAGAGCTCAGATGTTTCATTGCATTTGAGCAAGAACCACTGGATGGTTTTAAAGAAAGACAAAAGTCATGTGCAAGAAAGAACTCAGAAAGAGAACTATGTATACAAGCCACAGGCAGAAAATATAAGCCATGTCGATGTAATCAAGTAACGAGTCTCATGAGATGGAGTGGAAGAGTTGAGATCAAACCAACATAAAGAACAGTGTGCAGGCAAGAAAGTTGAAAACACATTATGAATGCAAATCACAATAAGCCTATCATTTAAGAACACTACTTGAAGAACCCAAAGGATGTCAAGAATCGAAGAGAGGATGCTGCTCCTAACCTTTTGTTCGATCTTCAGATCTTCCTCATCGGTCTCCTCCACCTTGGCCTTCAAGAAAGTTAACAAAAGAAAAGGTATTGTAGCATTTAAGGCTCAAAATATTCGTGCATTCAGGCCATTCAATATGAGTAAACACCACAAACGAATTTGAGAACCACCTCATCATTTCATAGAAGAGCAGAGTCAATGTGCAAGAAAGAAATCAAACAAGTTAGAGAAGAAATTACACACCAATCTCAGATTGGAAATTGTGATTCCAAGTTTACTGtaggaagaactcaaagaaaggcaaTAACAAGTGTTGTGAGTTCAAGGGACACAACTCATGAGATGATCCAAACACAAAGAACAGTGGCTAGAAAACAAGAGAGCTTCCACGAGATCCATGTAATGAAGAGCCAAGAATCACAGCATAATCAGTTGAGGGGAGTGAGATGACCTTCCCTTTGCGATCAGGCCCTTTATCATCACCTCCGGGCGAATTCCCCTCCGGTACCAGGCCTCCGAAGCAACTGCAAGCTCGACTCCACATCTCTCCTCTTTCGCCTCGCTAGTCTGTGTGCGGAGGAAGAAGATGATTTGGCCCCGTTTATAAGGCCATGCAAATAGGTCAGACAAACCCAAGTTATTTCGACACCCGAGTCTGGTCTAACATAACTCAGCCGATTCAACCCAATCAAAAAGACCTGAATGCAATAGTTGATTGCCACACGAGTAACCTCCCGAACGCATGCATCGTTGCATTGAGACGCACCTGATTCAGGTGATGCATCAAATTTATGTGTGATGGACATTTAGCTAATGTAGTAAAAGTCCACAATTCTTAAAATCTTACCCTCATCATAGTATTTCTTCTAAAAAGGGTTGCAGTAATACTTGATTCACTTtggacccttttttttttttttaagtgtagaGGAGAGGAGAAAGGTAGTAAACAATTGTTGTCCTCTTTTCCTATATTTGGCATGGACAATGACAACCATGGATTAGTTTGGAGATCAATGCGCAGTTTCTTAGAACTTGCACGACAAACTATTTGTCCATTTGCATGGTTTTTGTTGGTTCCCTTTACCctttttataactttatattttTAGATCCAATTCGTTTCAAGGACCAATAACTTTCACCGTGTTTGTTCTTTCAATTGCTTGGTTAAATTCTTGAGTATGTACGTGTTCCGGTTGCAACGCGAGAGAGAAATATTATGAACTTTGAAGTATACATCACACTTCATCTTAGTTATTTAGACATGTGCATAGGAAGAAGATGAATTGGTCCTATTCTATAAGTCTATGCAAAGATGTTAGATGAATCAAAAGTTATATCGACAATTGAGTTAGGTCTAATTCAGTTAGGTCTAATTCGTGTTAGCTAGTTTAGCCGGCAACAACTTTGACGGTTTACCATAAGGTTCAGGGCTCAAATCCCacttttgttatttatcttttgcaaaaaataaaataaaatcacaaCACGAATATCCTCATGTTCTTAAGACACCTAATTCAATTCAAGTATTGTAGCACATCTTTATAATTAGCTAAATTTTATGTTAGTATTAAAATGTAAGTATCATAGATCAAAAACGACACATTTAGATAAGATTAAGGTCCATTTTAACTCATATGATTTTAGCCATGGATTACTTAAGCACCTATGGTTTACTTATAtctaaaataaatcaaatatttttaaaaacataacatataagcctCTTCCATCAAATTTGAGTTAACTAACGTCAGAGTCAGCTTACATGGCATgatgactcataataaactattaatacaatgatacatataatttaaataaaaaaaatgatccaTTTTAGCTTTTATGGTTTTGGTCATAGACCACTTAAGCTCTTCTGATTTTGTTTGTGTTtaaaataacccttatatttttaaaaacataacatataaaccCCCTCCTCGTTAAGTTTGAGCTGACAAACGTTAGAGTCTACCTACGTTGCAtactgactcacaataaactattaatataataacacgtaTGATTTAAATTAAAAACATTGAAACCACCATCAATAACAGGAGAATGCATCGTCGTGGAAGCGACCACCAACAGCAACATTGAGCcactattgcatagcaggatgtcATACTCACGTAACCTCTCTCGCACTAATGTCAAGCTCAAGAGCTTCCGATCCTACCTTAGGTAGATGTGCATTGACACACTAGGTATACAATGGTCTCCTAGTATCTCTTCTTCCTCTTAGGCGTCTTCATCCCCACCATCTCCCATTTTGTCCTCTCTTGCACCCCCACCTTTTCATGGATAAAActataaacaaggtgtttgatgtaatgctcatgtatgtccatgtttttcggttttattcatgctttgcacagcatgtaaaggatTGATAATAGGCTTAGCAGCtccattttgttttgttttggtggTCGTCTTAGGCTTGaaaacaaaggttgtgtcatgtgagtaCTTGTGGAGAttttggtctatagtggaccattttggatattTTGTTGTGTGATCATTTAGAGcttatgaagtctatttataatttgcattgactataaagtgtttactgaaatgattgcttatggatccctagtgaaatgttttctctaactcgttttctcttttgtaggtcataaGGAACCCtaggaggtttcgaggaggctgacttttatggacggacacacaagggtgccacatgacttaAGTAAAACTAGAGAAGTGTgtcacattatggtatcagagtatgACAAGCATACAAATAAACACTTGGCATGTAAATGTAGGGGACCTAGTAGAGTTGtgttgagggcagttagcacacgcgactgtttgggggaaatatgcatggagatgtagggaaaatgagtcgatCAAAAGAGCAAGCATTTGAGATTGGTATTCAAAGTAATGGCTAACCCTTCACTTAAGAGGCACCACAAGGATAatcaagctgggaagaatgcgtagctcataaaggttgggatggctgagtttgagctatggctcgactttggcaaccatacttgatggtgctcaaggcaagcgaggcgtttGGTAAATGATCATACCGTGAAAAGTGGAATagattgctcagcgatcgaaagagttgtgtaaTTTACCTAAtttgcccttaattgagttggctcaattctaacccaattacacctaaaacctacttcgatctatataattattacaaagcttgaatcaaatgttatccgattcatcgttctctcttgcgacctactgcccaatcggctagttgacctccacaactccgatttccttagcgcaatttccactcttcttgcctCAATGCCCAAACCCATAGCCCGAAACCTTcttccgatacgtcgaccgattcttcggctcgacatccaatcttctacaaattttactctagcccaacatgattcttcctattttaattgtttctccctgatcgaatcttcctacatcactcaaaacatagatcagatcataaacacatcaattagtttcatcatcaaaatccaagattcaacactaactctaatggatcctgccctgttgggtactggatcttcattcaactacccaagccacttaaattagtggatttctattcaataatctctcattggctcttattggatctcattcataagatccaataattcaaaggcttattggatatccaataagataggggctctggcggatatctcatatctgaatctctactcgttgcaatgcctaccatacgtGTGTGACCCGCTAAGCTTAATATCAAGCTAGTTGTGAGTCATAGTTATCAGAACTTCTTTTGACtctgtgaattattatttccataataattcactcgactcatcgattacggatgtactaggccactacgtcacagtccccaaacgatataggggaatctaaatctttgaacctatctatccttagttactatgtacctataatccctcatccatctaatatcccaaagaccgtataccaaacatggtgttatcagacctatatggtttctactcgagtctcgctcaaatcgaattctcccgaagaactctttctctctcaatctgaatgaccttggctagggatttatttaAGCAAAATCacatgagatatttttctcatgacaccgagagtggatgatcctctatcgacactcatagtccttgtaaggttggctaccactcccgatgatcggttgtacaAGATTTGGaccttccaagcctataagttcgatatcaaagagtggtgtactcatacatgatatccttggtgtcttaagtctaaggaccagatacaccactaggataacaTAAACGTTGTATGatcataaggcatcatcaaccatccaacattccgtgagcggatcaatcagtgaactcaatctccaatgagcacctacactgtatctctagtgtcctcacACAAACAACTATGAGATCAACTGTCTCCATCATATtgatgagtatatagcacactagtttatccggttatcttgatgtccctctcgagtaacctataaccaggattattCATAGTTTGTATTTAAATGTGAAtctgtctcattatcatgatctcatcacgatccgattcctattacacagatccaatatatatatatatatatatatatatatatatatatatatatatatatatatatatatatatatatatatatatatatatatatatgcaacaagtaatataatgtgataaaatgtcaaataatataataagcaaaaagaatgtgtatcatgtcacacgtgcttggcttatagggcacctatgactagcaacagtATCTATAGATGCTTATCCATATTGACCTTACAGAGAACAACATAAAGTGATTCCATACCATTTATGATTTTAGCCACGATCttccaaaatctagaggaaagaatgacATTTTCTTTCTTTCCATCGCTCGATCTCGAATATATAGAATCAGACTACTCCTATGAGGtgaccattgccttcaagccatgtTTCTTTTGCTATAATGACTTAATacaataaaattggtagcaaattgaGTGACTCTAAATCAAAGTATCTCACCATTTATATACTTTTGTATTAAAGAGTGGACCCAATAATGGTTATATATACACTTTGTAATTGACTGTACTCAAGCTACATACTTCTTGACCGCGTCTAGCTGaccaatatccttcagcattaaATCCATGCAATAAGCTACATATGGagtctaaaataatattttattttttccataAATTATAAACTAGTCTTCTTGAAATTCACTCCATTATTAGTTACTATTTGGATAATATACTATGGTCTAATCTCCTCTACTATgatgtccatcaagctctcaagaTAGTATGCATCTTGGATCTTATCAGAAACATTAACTAACTTATGAATTATCATTTTTCtattataataaataagaaagttgATAATACTCATTCTTGTTAGCCCTATCCAACTATCATATATCAATGTTACCCTATATTTGTCTCATTGCCTCTTAAAAGATTTGATCTAATCATTTAGTTCTATCACCTCTTCATCTAAGTACATGTCGTGAATCTCCCTCAATGTTGGAAGTTGAatccccgtgccagacttttgaataaaGGAGACCATACTATGGTAAT
The window above is part of the Musa acuminata AAA Group cultivar baxijiao chromosome BXJ2-6, Cavendish_Baxijiao_AAA, whole genome shotgun sequence genome. Proteins encoded here:
- the LOC135613898 gene encoding OVARIAN TUMOR DOMAIN-containing deubiquitinating enzyme 1-like; this translates as MWSRACSCFGGLVPEGNSPGGDDKGPDRKGKVISLPSTDYAAKVEETDEEDLKIEQKVRSSILSSILDILWVLQAEVEEKNEEKLAFGEKETFRSMVAEYRRSEKVLREKIQLLHRLYAFFRRIRNDGASLYRSFLFAYVEHIWVTRDNTEVDRIGQSLTLCQWTNDIRGNICANFEELREMFLQLLYEHIREESRPRSHKEFLSRSLRQWDSASSGTFCSPLNFLCLLFVQCSLMCLLGQSFHS